In a genomic window of Cuculus canorus isolate bCucCan1 chromosome Z, bCucCan1.pri, whole genome shotgun sequence:
- the LRRC19 gene encoding leucine-rich repeat-containing protein 19 isoform X2: MLPLRNNRKVTCEESGKNLSNISTNLFQNVTKLSLNNNKITLKDSDKEILKRFFNLTELYLSENMITVLYNNSFCNLTKLVILDISNNQVSTVHKAAFAGLNQLSVLNLSYNMITQLDSDVFSFLKSLAVLNLQYNSLKSIHIKSPFKLVKIVLAGNPWTCSCDLLDLQIWLTASNVTMENEDNTTCTFQNSTKKFSIKTADIQAADCKIQKASLESTVTSTSVNKLKSSALVTALTPNNTTGNNGTHAELPVIGKSWTFLAGVLGFVLSTTLLIITAIKCPMWCRYLTSYSHRRLEENDSEMFEQEFSADMSSFPTALDTNDEEPIVIFEKNQALPPVEDGFIEDKYIHSYVTEES; the protein is encoded by the exons ATGCTGCCTCtaagaaacaacagaaag GTCACTTGTGAGGAGTCCGGAAAGAACCTCTCTAATATCTCCACTAACCTTTTCCAAAATGTTACTAAATTAAGCctcaataataataaaatcactttaaaagACAGTGACAAAGAGATTCTTAAAAGGTTTTTTAACCTAACTGAACTTTATCTGAGTGAAAACATGATTACTGTACTGTATAACAACAGCTTCTGCAACCTGACAAAACTTGTAATTCTCGATATCAGCAACAATCAAGTTAGCACAGTTCATAAAGCAGCATTCGCAGGATTAAATCAGCTGTCAGTGTTGAATCTATCCTATAATATGATTACTCAACTAGATTCAGATGTATTCAGTTTTCTAAAAAGTCTGGCAGTTTTAAATCTACAGTATAACTCTCTGAAATCTATTCATATAAAATCACCTTTTAAACTGGTTAAAATCGTTTTAGCTGGAAACCCATGGACCTGCTCCTGTGACCTCCTTGACTTACAGATATGGCTAACTGCCTCCAATGTGACAATGG aaaatgaagacaatACTACCTGTACATTCCAAAACTCCACAAAAAAGTTCTCCATCAAGACAGCAGATATACAAGCAGCTGACTGCAAAATTCAAAAAGCTTCTCTAGAAAGCACTGTAACTTCCACTTCTGTCAATAAACTTAAAAGTAGTGCCCTAGTAACAGCTCTGACTCCCAACAATACCACTGGAAACAACGGAACACATGCAG agctCCCAGTTATCGGTAAAAGTTGGACCTTCCTAGCAGGTGTCCTAGGGTTTGTCCTAAGCACTACACTCCTGATTATTACTGCCATAAAATGCCCGATGTGGTGTCGCTATTTGACGAGCTACAGTCACCGTCGTCTGGAAGAAAATGACTCAGAGATGTTTGAGCAAGAGTTCTCAGCAGACATGAGTTCATTTCCTACAGCATTGGATACAAACGATGAAGAACCCATAGTAATATTTGAGAAAAACCAAGCACTACCGCCAGTGGAAGATGGGTTTATTGAGGATAAATACATACATTCTTATGTAACTGAGGAGAGTTAA
- the LRRC19 gene encoding leucine-rich repeat-containing protein 19 isoform X1 — translation MLPLRNNRKALNMKLSWLVIWAVPLFLNPVTAECNTALQTVTCEESGKNLSNISTNLFQNVTKLSLNNNKITLKDSDKEILKRFFNLTELYLSENMITVLYNNSFCNLTKLVILDISNNQVSTVHKAAFAGLNQLSVLNLSYNMITQLDSDVFSFLKSLAVLNLQYNSLKSIHIKSPFKLVKIVLAGNPWTCSCDLLDLQIWLTASNVTMENEDNTTCTFQNSTKKFSIKTADIQAADCKIQKASLESTVTSTSVNKLKSSALVTALTPNNTTGNNGTHAELPVIGKSWTFLAGVLGFVLSTTLLIITAIKCPMWCRYLTSYSHRRLEENDSEMFEQEFSADMSSFPTALDTNDEEPIVIFEKNQALPPVEDGFIEDKYIHSYVTEES, via the exons ATGCTGCCTCtaagaaacaacagaaag GCTTTAAACATGAAACTGTCTTGGCTTGTGATCTGGGCTGTACCACTGTTTTTGAATCCAGTCACTGCAGAGTGCAACACTGCTCTTCAAACT GTCACTTGTGAGGAGTCCGGAAAGAACCTCTCTAATATCTCCACTAACCTTTTCCAAAATGTTACTAAATTAAGCctcaataataataaaatcactttaaaagACAGTGACAAAGAGATTCTTAAAAGGTTTTTTAACCTAACTGAACTTTATCTGAGTGAAAACATGATTACTGTACTGTATAACAACAGCTTCTGCAACCTGACAAAACTTGTAATTCTCGATATCAGCAACAATCAAGTTAGCACAGTTCATAAAGCAGCATTCGCAGGATTAAATCAGCTGTCAGTGTTGAATCTATCCTATAATATGATTACTCAACTAGATTCAGATGTATTCAGTTTTCTAAAAAGTCTGGCAGTTTTAAATCTACAGTATAACTCTCTGAAATCTATTCATATAAAATCACCTTTTAAACTGGTTAAAATCGTTTTAGCTGGAAACCCATGGACCTGCTCCTGTGACCTCCTTGACTTACAGATATGGCTAACTGCCTCCAATGTGACAATGG aaaatgaagacaatACTACCTGTACATTCCAAAACTCCACAAAAAAGTTCTCCATCAAGACAGCAGATATACAAGCAGCTGACTGCAAAATTCAAAAAGCTTCTCTAGAAAGCACTGTAACTTCCACTTCTGTCAATAAACTTAAAAGTAGTGCCCTAGTAACAGCTCTGACTCCCAACAATACCACTGGAAACAACGGAACACATGCAG agctCCCAGTTATCGGTAAAAGTTGGACCTTCCTAGCAGGTGTCCTAGGGTTTGTCCTAAGCACTACACTCCTGATTATTACTGCCATAAAATGCCCGATGTGGTGTCGCTATTTGACGAGCTACAGTCACCGTCGTCTGGAAGAAAATGACTCAGAGATGTTTGAGCAAGAGTTCTCAGCAGACATGAGTTCATTTCCTACAGCATTGGATACAAACGATGAAGAACCCATAGTAATATTTGAGAAAAACCAAGCACTACCGCCAGTGGAAGATGGGTTTATTGAGGATAAATACATACATTCTTATGTAACTGAGGAGAGTTAA